A window of Centroberyx gerrardi isolate f3 chromosome 19, fCenGer3.hap1.cur.20231027, whole genome shotgun sequence genomic DNA:
tatcggcccaatatatcggcaaaccaatatatctgtctaaccctaGTTGACATGCACACTGTATGTTGTCACATGTTGTCTTTTTGCTGATgtcctgagcttcatctgagcCGACTGTTGATGCTCCCTTGCTGTGTCCCGACAGGCTCTAGAGGCGGTGAACACTCGCCTGCGGGAGCTGTACCCGCAAAGCGAAGAGCTGTTTGATATCGTTCTGGTGACGTACAACCACGCCCACGTAGGGATCCGCCTCATCAACACCATCAACCATCACAGTGAGTCTCTCAAGCATTgttattgagtcttaaaatcttatttttcttagaacaagaggagagatctgccaatggggtgagatcatttctaGTGTTTCTGAAGTATTTTCACCCATTTTGAGAAtcttcttgaaacaagtgacaatatcttgaaataaggcatcACTCCACTAGCATCAAATGTCTCTTGATTCAGTAACATctttgaaacaagttgatttgcattgtggACACTTGAAATGATTGTACTCTGTTGACAGAATTCTTGATTTGTTCTAAAGCTGCAGAAGGCCATTTTGCGGCCCTAAGTGGTAGCGAGAGAAAACTGGTGTGATTTTTAGAAATTTTCTTTATCCATCGCATAATCGCATAATGTGACATCGGTAAACTGCGTACTCCTTGGACCTAAAGTTCTTCCTGTAGTGGCTGGTGGGATTGgagatggcaaaaaaaaaatcttgtggCAGGAGGTTCAACGttgatgagtccagctttctctggatggagtgattgctcactgctgtttagcaGAGAGTTTTGTAGTTCACACTAAAGTTTCAATTCGTGTGCGtagagaagatttcctgccagtgaacACACCTGACaaatgaatttcatttgggcaaatagggaaAATCTTCGGGGTATCATTTAGTTGGATGGTACGCTCTTCAATGGAATGAGATAATTCCTGCCGGTCAGCATTCCGAAACTGACGTAGGCTCAGCTGAGGTACAAACAACAAAGTGTGTGATCATTTTCATCCTTCCCAGGAAAATTTCACTGACCCTATGAGGACATCTTCATCACAGGCTAGCCACTTCCTGCTCAGCTCTTGGGATGTTCTCAAATGCTCAAACAGATCTTCACCAGAGATTTTCTCCTGTGGGACACAAGAATAATTCCAGAGGCTTGAAGTTGGTCCGAACAAAAACAGGTCCGAGCAGAGTAGCCAAAGCAGCACAAGGGGTTCCAGATGCTTCCATGGTGGCTCTCTGCATGAGGGGCCGAACACATGAAACGCTCCCCTGACCTCCGACCAGTCGTAGAGAAACAAACCAACAAGCCCAAGGAAAACACGGCTTCTCTGATGTCGAAGAGATAGGAGTTTGTCCAGCAGTATTCCTAGCATTGGGTCGTCGTGGGTGGCATTGGGTATACAACACAGTAATACAAGATGATTGAGAGGGAGGAACATTTACTTGCACCCTAGCTTTTCACATTTGAAACTGAATATGGGTACAAATGAGTCTCAACATTGTCACTTTGTCTTGGAGAAACATTTATGTACGCATTTATCACTCATCATATGCTTAGACTGTAGCTATTTTTAACACAGCTGACAAAGTATAGAATTTCCATCCTTATTCAGTCACAGTATTTGCATTTGGACGACTATGCAGTCAGAGCCTAAATAGCGAGGAATTGCAAATGATAAGCGTGCTGCAAGCAATTTCATGCATCTACTTTGTATGTATAAATCATAAAACCCAAGGACTCAAATGACTGGCAGGGTCTGTTATGTGCTCTACTGCTCATGTCATTACATGAAGCCTCAAGATGAAATTGCCTCTGCCATAGGACACTATGGAAATCAGATTCCCAAACACTTAATTTGCCATTTACAAAATATGCCTAGGAGTATGTCTTGATGATATTGGTGTAGGGGTATGTagtaacatacagtagatacataTTGGCACACATGGACAGCACAATGGACAGTtacaatagacagtagactacacATATTCTACATGGACACATACCTAGCCTGTACTGTGCTCATCTTAAGAGGTACTGCTGTGAGAGAAATGTTAAACTGAACCTTGAAGCTAGTCATCCTTTGATGTGAAAACAGTATCTGCTCAGTCCTGCTGAGTTCCAAGTGTCCTTTCCTATTACCATGCTTCAGATCCTCTGcacaagtaaataaataaatcacataaTGATAGATGATAAGAAAACAccaatggaggaaaaaaaaggacacaAAGACATCAATGATGAGGacgtcccccccccacccccacccccccacccccccttcaaGTGATTCCCACGCTCCAGTACCCGTCGTAAAGGGAAGGACAGATCGTGAGGTTTGAGATGATGAGGTACAGCGCAGCGCGGGGGTCAAACCCACCAGAACCTGACTACAAAGCAAAATAAACCATTTAGGAAAACTGTTGAGGACGGCTGGTTCTTTGAATGATAAAGAGCTCTCTCAGGGGTCTCAGAGAGCaactctttccctctgtctgtttttgttccTGTCTTCGTCTCCGTCTGCCTGCCGTCAGTGTGTATATTTGTCTGGTTATCTCCGTCTTCGCATGTCGTACTGCTTGtccacactgcaagcaacttggttgatgggtcgcttTATTCTGACTGATTATGGGCGGTGTGAGAGGCTCTTTTTGCTTCGTTCCTTGGAtttgctgttgctgcagtttgagtttctcttttctttgtctgttcagccatggtggctatcactgctcatgttaacaacccagttcttcttctatttattccaaacaaactggaaacataaaacgcatcaaacCAAAATGGGTGAATGGGTGAATCTAGGGTGGGACATTCTTCTCTGTCGCAGCCCCAAGtcctgatttaggctgataagacgggtgtatttttacatgtaatcttgcctagagcagctttaaacaAATGCCTCAACCTTGCAGCCTCACTTCACTGTATCTGCTCATCTATCTCTCACCACTGGTAACCTTCTCCTTCACTTACAGTTTCTCCATCAATCTCAGGTGTCCTCCTGTCATCCAGCCTCTCCCATTCAATTGTCACCTTCATCCCCACACAAACTCATTCAATCACTTTCCCATTCCCTTCTCCACATACTCTATTGCTTCTGACACAAAACCATTATTTTACTCTTTTGCACTTTATAACACagtccctcacctcctcctcctccgcctctctcctccttcataaATATCAGGTCATCTTTCCTGAGGGGCAAAGATATAATCCACAGCTCTGTAATCGTGTATCTAATTACCTAATATCAgtctcctctcattctcctcaTGGTCTCTCTCAACTGCTCTTTAGATCAGGCCAGAGCAGTGCATTAAGAGATAGCCATGCCCAGCCAAAATGCAAACAGACACTTTCCCACCAGTCTTAGATCCTGACCTACAcagctccccctcctccacctctttaGCCCCTTAAGTTCCCCCTCTTGGACCCTCTCCACCTCTGAAGTGCTCCTAAGTTTATCCTcgcttctcccctctcccctccacttcACCTCCTATGACTCCCCAGCTTTCTAATTGCGAAATCCACAACAGATTCAGAGCCACGGTGATGTCCCGTTTGCTTCCATTCCCTCCTCAGTCCCCACCTTAAAAAAGGCATTTATAAAGGAAAGTGCAGGCAGTGATGCAGGTACTGATCTGTGTCAGTCTCATTTTGGTGTTGTGATGGACAAATACTTGACAAAGAAACACattatttgtcattatttatgcAATACATGTTTTTCcatctttatttattgcataattTCTTCATTGACAAAAAAATTATTTCCACTTCAAGTGAGCATAaccattttttttgccatttccattGAGCTTTTCTAATGCGATACATcataatttgaataaaaaatacttggatggaaatcCAGATTACATATGCTGATGTTCAGAACAGACCCAGGCTAGTGTTGCAGCCTTCAGGTGAACAGAATAAGACTAAAAGCACTGTTGTGTTGTTCCTGTCGTCTCCAGACCTGTTCATCGAGAGGTTTTGCATGACGGGGGGAAGCAGTCCTATTGGCTACCTGAAGGCCTGGCACACCAACCTCTACCTGTCTGCTGATGCTGAGAAGGTCCGGGAGGCGCTGGCTGAAGGTGAGCAAGAAAGGTGCATACAACACAtatttgaacacacacattcatacacaaagTGTTGAGGAGGCTGATTTGAAAGTCTAGTTTTGCAAGATACCAGTTACTTCACAATGAAAGAAGCTGAACTACTGTACAGCAGAGCTATCCTCAAgagaaatatagttttgtttactaaAGTTATTTAGAAAAAGTACTTTGTAAAAAATGATCTTATCTACATCTGCAATGATGTTATCACAGGAAGAACTGCAAGCAACAttaactttctttctttccttctttccttcttcacGTTACATTTTCTCTCAGTCTGGACCTGaacccaaaacaaacaactCAATTTGGTTTTTCACAGCAAAAAGTGGAAGGCCTGTTAACTCTCTGTTGTATGTAAACCTAaagtaaagaaataagaaaaaaatgtaacatcTCTAGTTAAACTACTACTGAAAATACTACCCAACACTgtacacatacacgcacgcacgcacacacacacacacacacttgcaccaTGGTGCAGCCAGTACAAATTctatcattcattttctatCCTGTTTGCATAATGAATAGCAATGATTGACATCCTCCCCAACGCTGCAGTGAAATTACCATAAATCAGCATATTAATAATTTTCTGTACGTTTTCTTGACGAGTTTCTCTGCATCATGGGATATCAATGCTGAAGGGAATACTAGAGGGCAATACAGTGACATCCCATTTAGGAATTCACATGACATTATGTGACATTATTAAGACGTACAATAAGGCGCCGTGTTGCTCCACTGGCACGGTGCTAAAGACAGAACAAATATAAAAGTGAATTTTGCGGGGCTTGTGCTGAGAACCGCTTCTGTAAGTTTAAATTTCATGCTCCAAGATTATTGCTGTCAGAAAGGAAGagccaaagtaccaaagtaGACCAGACTAAGAATAGACGGATGTGCTTGCaaccaaaacaaacccaaaatCCTGCAGAGCCACTAGGACTTTGTTCCAAAAGGAGGCACAACAGGACGGATTAAACCGGGTCACACTTTAtgtggatagtccaatgttgatactccaCTTCCCATCAAGTGACTGTAAAGTGTCACTAATGAGTCtgctgagtttcaagtgatactcataatCGTGTGAAAAGTAGTTTATAGATATTCAACGTCTGGAATGTCTAGAATCTCTGAGCTTTTATACTCAGCTAAGCTTCATTTTCCAGCAATGATAACCAATCAGAAACAGCTAAGAAAGAGAATTtacacatcatatacagtaaTTGAGTTTTTCTACTATAGCCCTTTAAGTATAAAATAGCATTTGATATCaatgctggagtgtgtgtgggtgtgtgtgggagtggagTGGTGAGGTAAAATGAACTGGAGCGCTGAATGAACATACAAGTGACTTCAAGGACTTTCTGCATGTGACACGCAAGCTTAATGCCACTTATGCAATGACTCAACaggaagccccccccccacccacccacccacacacacacacacacacacacacacacacacgcacacacacacacacacacacacacacacacactgggcggGAGAAACTGTCCCTGACATTTTACTTGAAAAGCCTCAATTAATAGCTCAGCCATTTATAAATACGTACTGTAGTTATCGGAAATATCTGTTCCAAGTATTGTCATGGCATTAGAACTGCAAGGACTTTAATAAAAACATTCCTAGTTTGTTCTATGTATTTCTATTCTTCTTTAACACTAAAATACTCcagtaaaaataaaagtcctgcattcaaaaaagtaaaaatatggaagtattagcagtaaaatgtattgaagtatcaaaagttaaagtactcattctgaacagttacatttttgatgcattaacctgtaagaagtattttaatgttgtcggtctaactgctccatatactgttgtgTAGTTTAAACTCTATTAACTCTTAACTATGCATCATATTTTaggagcttatcgtatgttttgcatgtaaaaccttattctgaaAAGTAACTACAGCATTCAGATAAATGTAGTAGAGTAAAAAGGTACAATATTTCCCTAACCctaagtataaagtctcacaaaatggaaatactcaagtaaagtgccagtacctccaAATTGTAcataagtacagtacttgagtaaatgtactttgttTACTCTACTTTCTACCTCTGCTTTTAACCTGAGGCATTTCCGTAGCATGCATCATGGTCTGTTTGACTTTGAGCACTCTGAGCACCGCTGTGTCCGTGATGTTATGATATCTCTGTGTTAtgatatctctgtctctctgtgtgcaggCATCGCAGCAGCCACCATGTTCATGCCAGAGAAGCTGACAGAGGTGTCTGAGTCACAGCTGAGGGTGGCGTTCGACGGAGACGCCGTCCTCTTCTCCGATGAGTCAGAGCGCATCTTCAAGGCCCACGGACTGGACAAGTTCTTTGAGCATGAGAGGGAAAATGAGGACACACTACTGGATCATGTATGTAGTGTTGGTGCTCTGTGTCATTGTGCATTCTCATTGtgcattctctctcttgtctttacTTATATCAGTAGCAAATGTGCTGGCATCATGTATACCTCATATTTTATTACTTTAGGCGAGGCAATCAGCAAAGATCTCAGCAAGGGTTAGATCACTTTCTATTCTGTCCTGTGTTATTTATAATTAATAAACtaaaaatatcaacaaaaaataaaaaaaatataattaaaagaaataataaactgccaataacaaaaatgtttatttgatacatgtagcaactgatgatgtaataactgccagaaaatgtaataacatgttaaaatgtcataaaatggaTCAATTGATTATTCTAAGAATAAATTCTGCTAATGATATGATATATAGTGATCAAAAAGCATTGGAATTCAGACTGTGGATTGGTGCATTGTTCTGTCAGACTGCATGCAATTTTGCAAAGTTAGCAGTTGGCTGACTAGGCTGCAGACTGGGATACATTTACAACCTTGGAAAAAATGTACATAATGTACATCCCTCAAACATGTACATAATAGTGTCCAATAGAAGTTTGCTTGTGCTAAATGCAAACAAAGATGTGCCATGACAAGTTAATAGCCACCTAAACAACACAGGACACAGTGGCCACCTAATGGTAGAAGACCCTCATTATACAGGACAAGATACTAAACTACACAGGAGAGGACACAGAAATGGACAGAACAGGGCACAAAGGACATGAAACAGGACACAGCAGCTACATAGTGCTACAGGGCGCTCTTCACGGGACGAGACACTGCACAGGACAGCACACAAAATGATCTaaccctgtttctcctcctccgctcttGCAGGGGCCTCTGAAGGGCTTCCTGGAGGCACTGGGGAAGCTCCAGAAAAAGTTCTATGCCAAGGGCCACCGTCTGGACTGTCCCATCCGCACCTACCTGGTCACGGCCCGCAGCGCAGCCAGCTCCGGGATCCGGGCGCTGAAGACGCTGAGGGCCTGGGGCTTGGAGATCGACGAGGCCCTGTTCCTGGCCGGTGCGCCCAAGGGCCCCATGCTGGAGAAGATCAGGCCTCACATCTACTTTGACGACCAGATGTTCCACGTGGAGGGAGCGGCGGAGATGGGCACCATCGCTGCCCACGTGCCCTACGGCATTGCACAGAAACATCCCCGCAAAAAGAGCGCCGATGTGGGGAAGTAAAGGACTTTGGATGCATAGACATCCGGCCTGAactgggaaacagagagagagatggagggatgggatgAAGACACAGATCttaaaggggagagagagtcatGGAATGAGAGGTTTGGGGTGGGGGGAAAGATGAACTTGTACTGTAAAGTATGTGGGAATGCATCATTTCCATAATGTAGCAatcatttttgtctgtttgttttatcACAATGTCCAAGCTATCAGGTTAGGAACTAGATAAAGGTCTGGATAGAGGTCAAGTAGAGGTCTGGAACCTGAGATGACCTGGATGCCAAGTGTCCCTCAGCTTTACATTTCCTCAGTCTACAGACTACGGCTCTGAATGGACTCACTGTTTTATCAAATCTATAGGATTTTCAAAGGCGTTCGATCGCCATGGTGacctcactctgtttctctcactacTGTTTGTCTTCATATTGACAGAAGACGTCTCTTCATGAATGATTGGTGTTTGAGGTGACCGGCTGAATGGCTTCACATGACTGACTCACATGAGGTTACGCTCCGCCTGAGCGAGTGTCGTCTTCCATTCTTCACTGTATATCAATATGAGCCATAAGCACAATGCAGAGATATTACGAAGAGAAAGAATTATATCGTGATGTACTGTAGCACGTGAGCATTTGATGTGTCGGTCATTTTAAAAGGTTTGACTTTACAAGAATGTAAAACACTTTGCTAGTATACTAAATGTATTTCGTATTACTGTAGAcagcaattttttttctccactttgTAGCAAGTTGTATTAGTCCAAAGCAAATAAGGAAAGCCATACATTTCAGTTGGTGCCTTA
This region includes:
- the nt5c1aa gene encoding 5'-nucleotidase, cytosolic IAa isoform X2, which gives rise to MVKMSLEPVQVMSGQVNELQVAPSSNGDSRGPWEEKEEFDQDHLGLTTKPKPVSLTVTGRRVRKVEGGVFFPKPENAVTIAVSSRVLFRTEREQKVFEQKGVEEYLRYQVEHENEPFAPGPAFPFVKALEAVNTRLRELYPQSEELFDIVLVTYNHAHVGIRLINTINHHNLFIERFCMTGGSSPIGYLKAWHTNLYLSADAEKVREALAEGIAAATMFMPEKLTEVSESQLRVAFDGDAVLFSDESERIFKAHGLDKFFEHERENEDTLLDHGPLKGFLEALGKLQKKFYAKGHRLDCPIRTYLVTARSAASSGIRALKTLRAWGLEIDEALFLAGAPKGPMLEKIRPHIYFDDQMFHVEGAAEMGTIAAHVPYGIAQKHPRKKSADVGK
- the nt5c1aa gene encoding 5'-nucleotidase, cytosolic IAa isoform X1; the encoded protein is MVKMSLEPVQVMSGQVNELQVAPSSNGDSRGPWEEKEEFDQDHLGLTTKPKPVTGRRVRKVEGGVFFPKPENAVTIAVSSRVLFRTEREQKVFEQKGVEEYLRYQVEHENEPFAPGPAFPFVKALEAVNTRLRELYPQSEELFDIVLVTYNHAHVGIRLINTINHHNLFIERFCMTGGSSPIGYLKAWHTNLYLSADAEKVREALAEGIAAATMFMPEKLTEVSESQLRVAFDGDAVLFSDESERIFKAHGLDKFFEHERENEDTLLDHGPLKGFLEALGKLQKKFYAKGHRLDCPIRTYLVTARSAASSGIRALKTLRAWGLEIDEALFLAGAPKGPMLEKIRPHIYFDDQMFHVEGAAEMGTIAAHVPYGIAQKHPRKKSADVGK
- the nt5c1aa gene encoding 5'-nucleotidase, cytosolic IAa isoform X3, translated to MSLEPVQVMSGQVNELQVAPSSNGDSRGPWEEKEEFDQDHLGLTTKPKPPKPENAVTIAVSSRVLFRTEREQKVFEQKGVEEYLRYQVEHENEPFAPGPAFPFVKALEAVNTRLRELYPQSEELFDIVLVTYNHAHVGIRLINTINHHNLFIERFCMTGGSSPIGYLKAWHTNLYLSADAEKVREALAEGIAAATMFMPEKLTEVSESQLRVAFDGDAVLFSDESERIFKAHGLDKFFEHERENEDTLLDHGPLKGFLEALGKLQKKFYAKGHRLDCPIRTYLVTARSAASSGIRALKTLRAWGLEIDEALFLAGAPKGPMLEKIRPHIYFDDQMFHVEGAAEMGTIAAHVPYGIAQKHPRKKSADVGK